The following are encoded together in the Echinicola jeungdonensis genome:
- a CDS encoding GPW/gp25 family protein — translation MEDEKKFLGTGWSFPPEFDQNRGKLQTTSGVVDIEKSLQVLLSTKLGERVMHPTYGCNLEELLFSPINRTLKTYVSELIKTAILYHEPRIDAEKIDISQGNELKGELLINIQYKIRATNSRHNLVFPFYKEEGTNI, via the coding sequence ATGGAAGATGAAAAGAAATTTTTGGGAACCGGCTGGAGTTTTCCTCCAGAATTTGACCAAAACCGGGGAAAACTTCAAACTACTTCTGGAGTTGTGGATATTGAAAAAAGCCTCCAGGTCTTGTTAAGCACCAAATTGGGAGAAAGGGTGATGCATCCCACCTATGGATGCAATTTGGAAGAGCTGTTGTTTAGTCCTATCAACAGGACCTTAAAAACCTACGTGAGTGAGTTGATAAAAACAGCAATACTTTACCACGAGCCCAGAATTGATGCGGAGAAAATTGACATTTCCCAGGGGAATGAACTAAAGGGGGAGCTCTTAATCAACATCCAATATAAAATCAGGGCTACCAATTCCAGACATAATTTGGTTTTTCCCTTTTATAAAGAAGAAGGTACAAATATTTAA
- a CDS encoding PAAR domain-containing protein, translating to MGMPAARINDMHVCPMVTGTVPHVGGPIMPPGEPTVLIGGMPAARVGDMAICTGPPDTVAMGSSTVLIGGMPAARLGDSTAHGGTIVIGEPTVLIG from the coding sequence ATGGGAATGCCAGCAGCAAGAATCAATGACATGCATGTTTGTCCAATGGTTACGGGAACGGTACCCCATGTGGGAGGTCCGATTATGCCACCTGGGGAACCTACGGTATTAATAGGGGGCATGCCAGCAGCCCGGGTGGGGGACATGGCCATTTGTACCGGCCCGCCAGATACTGTAGCAATGGGTTCCAGTACGGTTTTGATAGGTGGAATGCCGGCAGCGCGTTTAGGAGATAGCACTGCTCATGGCGGAACAATAGTAATTGGTGAACCAACAGTACTTATCGGTTGA